One Mustela nigripes isolate SB6536 chromosome 5, MUSNIG.SB6536, whole genome shotgun sequence DNA segment encodes these proteins:
- the LOC132018239 gene encoding cytochrome c oxidase subunit 7A2, mitochondrial, whose product MLRNLLALRQIAQRTISTASRRQFENKVPEKQKLFQEDNGIPVHLKGGVADALLYRATMVLTVGGTAYAIYQLAMASFPKKQD is encoded by the exons ATGCTGCGGAATCTGCTG GCTCTTCGTCAGATTGCCCAGAGGACCATAAGTACTGCTTCACGCAGGCAGTTTGAAAATAAagttccagagaaacaaaagctgtTTCAg GAGGATAATGGAATTCCAGTGCATCTGAAGGGTGGAGTAGCTGATGCCCTCCTGTATAGAGCTACTATGGTGCTTACAGTTGGTG gaacaGCATATGCCATATATCAGCTAGCTATGGCTTCATTTCCCAAGAAGCAGGATTGA